One genomic segment of Scylla paramamosain isolate STU-SP2022 chromosome 9, ASM3559412v1, whole genome shotgun sequence includes these proteins:
- the LOC135103735 gene encoding nucleolar protein 56-like — MQLFIVFEHASGYGLFSVREFEEVGAFLPQVEEAVTQAAKFQQVVKLVGYRAFTSAAQALENINAVSEGLLTEELKAFLETNLPKKKSKVQLGVCDSKLGAAINEALAVGVTHVGVVPEIIRGIRTHLSHFVKGLSLASMKQTELGLGHSYSRGKVKFNINRADNMIIQSISLIDQLDKDINTFAMRIKEWYSYHFPELAKVVTDNYQYSKCAQFIKDRKTLSEESLPKLEEITMDSAMAQAILDAARMSMGMDISTIDLMNIERFAKRVSSLSEYRKQLAQYLKKKMDFVAPNLAVLIGEVVGARLISHAGSLTNLAKYPASTVQILGAEKALFRAIKTRSNTPKYGLIYHSTFIGRADVSNKGRISRYLANKCSMASRIDCFSESLSSVFGERLREQVEERLKFYETGDVPRKNAEVMKAALEEHNAKMKEETKTKKRKLDELINDGEEMTEVPKKKKKKKKAAAEMATTVVAETEVNEEPTQNLEDSVKKKKKKKKLQQQLDSENLIGGKMEVAAEVTAEVAAESPQKKKKKKQQQQEGDAEEVINGGVAEVVVLEEIPKIKKKKKKHA; from the exons ATGCAGCTTTTTATTGTGTTTGAACATGCCTCTGGCTATGGGCTGTTCAGCGTACGGGAGTTTGAGGAAGTGGGAGCTTTCCTGCCACAAGTAGAGGAAGCAGTGACACAAGCTGCAAAATTCCAGCAGGTTGTGAAACTGGTGGGCTACCGTGCCTTCACCTCAGCAGCCCAGGCACTGGAGAACATTAATGCTGTGTCTGAAG GACTGCTGACGGAGGAGCTGAAGGCTTTCCTGGAGACCAACCTCCCCAAGAAGAAGAGCAAAGTGCAGCTGGGTGTGTGCGACTCCAAACTGGGAGCTGCCATCAATGAAGCACTAGCTGTGGGTGTCACTCATGTTGGTGTGGTGCCTGAG ATTATTCGAGGCATTCGCACACACCTCTCCCATTTTGTGAAGGGGCTCAGCCTTGCCTCCATGAAGCAGACAGAGCTTGGCCTAGGTCACTCCTACTCCCGTGGCAAGGTCAAGTTTAACATCAACCGTGCTGACAACATGATCATCCAGAGCATTTCTCTCATTGACCAGCTGGACAAAGACATCAACACCTTTGCTATGAGGATTAA GGAATGGTACTCTTACCACTTTCCAGAGCTAGCCAAGGTGGTGACAGACAACTACCAGTATAGCAAGTGTGCACAATTCATCAAGGATCGCAAAACTTTGAGTGAGGAGTCTTTGCCCAAGCTTGAGGAGATCACCATGGACTCGGCCATGGCACAGGCCATCCTGGATGCAGCAAGGATGTCCATGGGAATGGACATATCTACCATTGATCTCATGAACATAGAGAGGTTTGCCAAGCGCGTCTCCAGTCTCTCTGAGTACCGCAAACAGCTGGCACAGTAtctaaagaaaaagatggactTTGTGGCCCCCAACCTGGCTGTCCTGATCGGGGAGGTGGTTGGGGCTCGTCTCATCTCTCATGCCGGTTCTCTTACTAACTTGGCCAAGTACCCAGCTTCCACTGTGCAGATCCTTGGGGCAGAAAAGGCCCTTTTCCGTGCCATTAAGACACGCTCCAACACCCCAAAATATGGCCTTATCTACCATTCCACATTTATTGGGCGAGCTGATGTGTCCAATAAAGGCCGTATCTCCAGGTACCTGGCCAACAAATGTTCCATGGCTTCCCGCATTGATTGTTTCTCAG AGAGTCTGTCTTCGGTGTTTGGGGAGCGCCTTCGGGAGCAGGTAGAGGAGAGACTCAAGTTCTACGAGACTGGGGATGTTCCCCGCAAGAACGCCGAGGTCATGAAAGCAGCCCTGGAGGAACACAAtgcaaagatgaaggaagaaacgaaaacCAAGAAGAGGAAACTGGATGAATTAATCAATG ATGGTGAAGAAATGACTGAGGTacccaagaagaagaagaagaaaaagaaagctgcTGCTGAGAtggcaacaacagtagtagctgAGACAGAGGTTAATGAAGAACCTACTCAG AATCTGGAGGAttcagtaaagaagaagaagaagaagaagaagctccAGCAACAGCTGGATTCAGAGAACTTGATTGGAGGGAAAATGGAGGTGGCAGCAGAAGTGACAGCAGAGGTGGCTGCAGAGTCtccccaaaaaaagaagaaaaagaagcaacaacaacaggaggggGATGCAGAGGAAGTTATCAATGGTGGAGTGGCAGAGGTTGTTGTACTTGAGGAGAtcccaaaaataaagaaaaagaagaagaagcatgcATAG